A stretch of DNA from Acropora palmata chromosome 12, jaAcrPala1.3, whole genome shotgun sequence:
ACAAATCAGACATTTTAACAGACTACATGGTCACAGTCTTTTCAATGACAtagaaacacaacaaaaagagCAAGGTTATgccattaattaattttactgaGAAAACATTAAGTAAAGGCACAGTAGTAGGCTAAAAGCTTTCAGTTCAAATAAGAATGAGGATAAGAATGagtaaagaatgaaaattgttGCCTAAAAAGAGAACAGGTTTCTCTGTTAACTGATAGTCTAAGGTCACCCAGTAACCCAGCTTCAGTGaaaacttcatttttgtcttgaaAGAGGAAGAGATTATTTCAGCTGGTGGAGGAAGTGAtctatattaattttatgactGAGCAAAAGATACAGTTGAGAGGTTGAAATTCCTCTACTGTACTTCCTGGTTTGCCATTATGAGCAGGAGGTAGGCTAATTAAATTACAGTACGTACAGTGGCCATTGAGGATGAGGTATTAACCCAGCAATGCATTACACACAAAATCAGatttccagttgtttgaaTTAATGCAAACTCACAATAATGTCACAGAGAGAGGTTTCAATCATGTTTACTATTATAATAAggcaacaaatcaaattttgtgcCAGAGAAATGTCTGAGGGAATCCTGACAGCAAAGGATTAACCAATGTGGTTCAAAGATTAATTGATTAAATTAGTTTGTTAAACTGCCACGGTTTCATACATTGAAAACTTGTCACATATGCCTGGAACGAGATCGAAGCCATGATTTGTCTGTTATTTTCCTCATAGCTTCACAAAGCAAATTTCTCACAAAAAATTACATACATGTACATGCATACATGAGAAAAATGGTGATCTATCTATGTTACAAGACATTTTCCGCTGGAGTTCTCTGATGCGTGTGGCTGACGTCAGTGTCCAACTGGGCCCAGGTGCAACCAGATGTGACAGAAACAGGAACAAGTTCgatgaaaaattattgatgtaagaaatttgaaatacacAACTTAGGAGAGCTAAGCAAACACTAACTGCTGTCAGCAGAGGAAATATTAAACAATTCTTGAACTTGCCTATAATCTAACAACAAGGTATTCTCATTTGTCTTAAtaggcaaaagaaaaatataaataattcattattttctATAACCAGAGTCTTTCAAGCATTTAGCTTCAAACTAGGTACGCATAAAACGTCCGTTTAACTTAATCCAGCTGTTGGTCGGATAAACAATGTGAACAAATAAAAGTCCAAAACTATTTGATCAGCTGAAGAACCCATTTCAAGAAGATGGAAGATTCTGTCACAAATTGAATCTTTGATCGCAGGTATCGGAAGTAGAAACAAtagaaaactctgatttttttttcgccgGACAAAAGGAAGAGGCTTTACAATCTtatactttttgttttagtaaagACAGAAAAAATCAGTAAACGGAGCTGCAGAATTAACCGAACTTTGCTGAATATCCGCAGATCCAGTCTGCCGTaacacaaaacaactaaaatacttcaaaatgaaattgctcAAGTCGCTCAAGCTTGCTTTTGGCACAAAGAAGGGgcacaaatttaaatttacttACTGATGTCACGGACGAAAATACGAGGAGCTTCAACATTTGATCCCCTTGAAACTTTCTGCGGCATACAAGAATCCGCACTGCTACATTGCACTGCGAAACAACCGCCATTAACAAGCAACGCCATTTCGCAGGAATTACTGGCACAACAAAGTTCTTTGCACGTTCGCATGCTAGTAGTTCTTCGCAAAATTGAGAAATTCCCCGCTCTTGCACCACCTCGAAGCGTTGCACGATACCATTCGCGGCCATCCTGCAGGCAGTTCTTCAAGTCGACATTATTTGATTTCGAATTAACAATTCCTACAATTAACATGTGAATCAAGGTTGAGTACATCGCCAAAAAGAGAccaaaaattttgattttccacATGAAAATGACCATACTGAcctagaaaaataaataaaaacaacaaacaaagaagttTTGTCTGATGAAGCCCCAAAATACGTCCACAAACGCCGGAAGCCATAACGCTTCCAAGATGTACTGCAATTCTGCTGAGTTCTGTTCGAATATTCCACGCGAAGACCCTATGTCCAGCCCAAGACGTCAGTGAAAAATAGTGCCGGTCCCGTTGCTTCCTTGTAAGTGATACTCATAGTgaaatttaagaaatgaaCCGCTCGTCGACCTTACATATCACGGCCAAATCAGTACATCATTTCACTTCCTTCGATGCAACGCCGCCATCTTAATCGGAAACGCTGAGGTTTGTTGATAGTGATGACGTACGATGGAAGGGCATTCTGGGATTTTCTTTACGGGCTCGCACCTCATTGGTTGAAGAGTGCGAATCAGCTGACGGCAAAATTAGGTGAGATTTTTTCGTCTTCATTCAGTCACTCTGACGAAGGAATAAAGCTCGAAGGATTTGTGATCAAATCTATGATCTTTCTCCGGTGGTAATTTTGCCCCTAGTCAACCCGTTTAATATCGATTTTTCGAGATTCACCTCCCCATCGACGCTGGGCCAGAGTTCCTTTAGAACGAAACCCAActttcaatcaatcaatcaatcaatcaatcaatcaatcaatcaatcaaatccTTCAGTAGTCAAAGACAAAAAGTTTGTAGCGTCGTTTATGTATGTATCTAAATTTGCTGAGGCTCCTAAGAAAATCTACAATTTACACAACTTTCTCGTTGTTGCGAGCAGTTGTGtgcatatttgcataatttgaGATGGCAAAATTTAAGGAATTCAGCAAGAAACCGTGGACAGCAATCTTATTGATGCACGTTCAAGTGACCTCATCGGTTTGTACCAAGGAAAAACGATGACGTCAGGGAATAAAGCAACGTCAGACGTGAAAAAAGCCCGCGAAAACTGGGAAGAACCACGCGCGTTGGCAGTGAACCTGAACAATCCTGAAACGAGCGAGAAAACGTTCAGAGATtctgtattttcttttaaattttggcGGATAAACAGCCGGTTAAAATATTCAGCAGAGTACAGCGAAAAGTAGAAGTTCTGCAGAAAGAATGTTGTGTGAAACCCAACGTGTAAAATCGTGGCCTTTGGAAAAATACGCTAAGTTCATCGCAACGGATGAAGCACAGTCGAGTCAAAAACACAATCAAGGATATTGGAAGGTTTGGAAGATTTTATCAGTGAATGTTCAAATATCCCGTATTTGCTAAGTTACGTTTGGTTCCAGCTTGTTCATggaacaactgaaaatgcattttaattCACcgttttcttccttttcgaaatttgcagcaattttTGCCAACTACAGACGCTTCAAGCTGTTTACAATTATCTCTCCTGCAATGCAATATACTTGTAAGCGAAGGCAAAGTGATACACGTAAGTGATTTAAAGTTATTTAAACTATCAAAAATCGCCAAAGAAATCATTGTTCTTGTTGTAGCGTGAAACATGGTTCATCATGGAAACTATAAAATTAACGgattttgacaaaatgatGTTAGTTAAAGTGGGTTGAAAATTCGGAAACATCGAGCAATGCATTTCTCTGAGGGAAAATCTAATTTGAGGCTACTTTCGTTCCATGTCGTAAAAATGCGGAAAAATTTTTGCCTATGGAACATGTAATTCTGAGGTTTGGAATCCGTAATTGACTGATGGAAAGATATGAAATTCATGACGAAATCTTCAGCCTTGATTGAAGTTCGGGGTCCGAGGTTGTTCCTCTTATCAAACATGGTGCAAACTTACCTTTCACAACACCAGATAAGTTATACATGCAATAACTAGAACGAGCTTTTTTGCGAAATCACTCCAAACCATACATATTTGCTGGATATAAGAAAGCAGCCCAAAACTTTATGTCCGTCTACTCTTTGTTAACATTAGTTCTGTAACGTGTCACAGAACACGAGCAATGTTTGTGAGACCGAATTTAGTGTTATATCATTGCTTGTTGCTGTCAACATTGTGTTTGTCGCTTCGTATTAATTCCTTGTCTTTAACCATTCAGGAAAATATCTCGTTGTTCAATGCCAAGAAATGGCTGCAGGCTGTGGCTAAAGGAGACAGCATGCTCATAATCTACAAGATTGACGTAAGTTGATTTGAAGTAGTCCTGCGTTATCTTGATTTTGAAACAACCAAACAACCCTAAGGTGTGAACGGTTCGGTATTGATATTTTTCACGTCAAAAACATCAGAAGAGGGGTAATTCAGTGCCGAAAAAAAGTgtccaagtaaaaaaaaaaacatgcaacaaacttttttgattggtcagtgtCCAGAGAAACTTAGAGTTAGTCAATCAAATGCGCGCGCATGTTGTCCAtacataattatcataattgtCCAACCCTTCCGCACTTTGCGCTGTTTTTGTCGACAGAGTAATTGTAGAAGATTCCGGGTAAAATTCAGCAAAAGCAATGGAAGATCAGCTGTTGACAACTGCCGTCAGGTCATCGCAGAGATCTCTCCTCATATCCATGTAAGAGAGGTCTCCACTGGATGTGGTACCGAAACTGATTCCCAGGCTCAAATGGATGTCGACTCACAACTGGTTTCGCCCGAATCCCAGAATACCCAAGGCAATGCAGCCACTGTACGAAGCACCACAAGCAACTCTATACCAAGCTCCGATGCGAAGGGTTTGACTGTTTCCGACTTAGCACGAAAGGTGAGTTGATAGTTTAGGCATGCAACAAGAACTCAGTTTGTGTATTTTCGTTTGGTTCAACAGAGACGTgcgaaatttatttttccaatGCTTATGTCACAAGCTAGAGCCCATCGGCAGCAGATTATATTTATAGTGTTCGTTACCCGCAGTCACGGGAGAATTTTTAAAGGTCTTTCCCCAAAGTCAAGCCGCATGTGCGTCTTTATGACCTTCCATGTGAAACGGTTCCCTCCCGTGGCTTTAGCCCTGGCTCAAAACCAAGGAAGATGTCCTGGGAAACAGATTGATTTCTTACCTGTGTGTTTTCTATGGAACTCAGGTCTCGACGTCCGAGTCACGCGAGTTTGCTAATCAGTGCATCGGACACGTGGGTGTACCACAGGACCGTCTAAATTTACTTATCCGATTGTGTCTCACGGATAGTAACTTCCCTGCATTTGTGGAAGCTGTTGAAAAGGAGCTCACAAGCTTGACATCGTCAGAAAATGATGAATGAAGTAAGTTATTTGCAAAAATACTACTCAATGATCCACGTGAATATCTGGCGATACCATTAACATCCAATTACGTCAACGATAaccccctcccctccctcgACACAAACACATATACGCACAACAGAATCGATAGGTGGCCCAGGTCCCAGTTGCTCggagcatggttagcgctaaccatgggttaagaagtatcgaaacctcAGTCTACGTTTCTATGATAGTTAGCGCTGGTTAGccctaaccatgcttcgaacTAAACAAGCCAGAACGCCACAACGTCTGTATGTGTTTCTTGTGTCGAAGCTGAGTGAAAGAAATGCTCAACATTGAAATGGtcgaaatttaattatttactCTAACATTACCCCCCTGGGAAAATTTATGTGGCTGCATTAATGTTCCACGTCGAGCATCGGTACCCCTACCAACCAGCTTCCAAAATATAATGAAAACGAACTCTTCTATAAGAGTCGAGACACAAATAACGAGTAATGCCGGACTAAATTCAATTCAACAAGGACTACAATGCAAAACCTGAGCACAACGCAGGTCATACCTTAGTACTGTTGCGAGGACCACGTGTTCGATGGTGCATCACATTTCGCTTCGCCTTGTTCTGTTTTCCCTGTCATCTATTCGACTCTTCGCCAGAGACATCTTTGCAAGATTTGACCGCAAGAGACGTAAAGTTCGGCTTCTATTCGTATGCTTTCTTGCTTTTCTATTCATTCATATGATGCAGAAAACCTTGTTCGCACGCGGTGCAAGAATGCACAATTTTAAATCCCAATGcgtattttgaattttaaattgatcATTCTCCaaacaaaagctttgtttCCGACGAGTGGCAACCTTGCCAATGAAAATGGTTTAGTTTAATGCATTCGTCACTGGAAATGCGATTTATTCATCTCCGGCTGCACTTTCTCGAGAAAACTGAAGTCTTGCACGCTCTTATTGATTCAAAATACGACACAATAAATACTCGGCGTCACAAAATGACTTAAGAGaccaataatttgtttataatttttgtttacaaattgatGCACTTTATTCCTGCCTTTAAAACATATGCTCCTATTCAgtgtaatttatttttatttctcataTGAAATATTGAATTCCTCAAAAgaattatatttttcttttttcaatcagTTATTGTCActttaattataaattatctTCGTGAtaatcatcataattatttcgtcaatgttattatttacaaaatcAAGCGATACTCAGCTAACATTCTACAGAAAGCTTAATTTACGTGGGAAACTTTGTTAAAAAAGACTGTTTCTAAAATGGTTGTAGTTCAGTGTTACTTTAACTTGGCAACCATCATAAGTTTGTGGATGTGTTTATAACTTTAACGTTAATAATACTTCAGTTGCTCTTACATGCTCTTTAAACTTATGTGATCGTGTGAGGTTTGTCCAGCTAGTTTGAGTGTGTTGCTCATGAAAATCGCTTTATGTTGGGGTGAAGGAACCACTTCTTAAACAAGAATCGGTTGAAGCGGTTGCGGTTTCCCTGGTAACCCATCGTTTTAAACCATTATAGGAACCAACTTGGGAGCTATTTCAAAAAGTCAATCAGCCAAACCAGACCAAACACGGTCTTCTCCCAACAAAGCACCAAAACACTAAACCTAACCAAATAAAAACCGTGGACAATCTGACAGCCCTCAGCTGAAAGTCCTCAGCTCAGTTCATAGGTTTTGCATGTCTCTTCTTGCCTTTGAACTCATACTTAAAACACCGGGTCCATCATTCCGGTGTACAGTGTACGGAGGCGGAGGTCCGTTGAAGCTAAGAGGTCTCTTTTGAAATTCCGCTCTGACGGGAATTTTGCTTCGCGGTGGCGGCGCTATTgaatcttcatcatcatcatctgaaTCACTCTCTGTGTCACTTAGAAACATCGGTCCGTTCTTTAAGAACCGCCCTGGGTGAGGTACAAAACAAAGCAGAAATAAATCATTACAGAACCAGCTGGTCTGTCTacacaataaataaataaacggGAAGGAAAAAAGACGCTAAAATCAAGCTTGACACTCTCTCATACCAGTCACATGGTGTGGTCATCATAGTACGCATGCGTAAAGCCATATCACCCTGGCAGCGTTAGACGACCATAGAAGCGGCAGAAACCCACCCTGATCGAGAATCTAACTGCGCATGCCTAGGAGCCTTGCGTGACACCGACGTGACTAAGAAGATCGAAAGGTTTTCCATCGGGAAAGTTCAGTAGCCTTGTGGTTGAACGGCTAATACAGCACGACTTACGTAAGTTATGAGTTAGGGTTGATTTGTCGAAGAAGTGCACGTTGCCTAAAAGTTGAAAGTGGTACATGAACACTGTGACCCACACTACTAGAGCTTATCCTAGTTCTGTC
This window harbors:
- the LOC141860772 gene encoding meiotic recombination protein REC114-like translates to MLCETQRVKSWPLEKYAKFIATDEAQSSQKHNQGYWKQFLPTTDASSCLQLSLLQCNILVSEGKVIHENISLFNAKKWLQAVAKGDSMLIIYKIDSNCRRFRVKFSKSNGRSAVDNCRQVIAEISPHIHVREVSTGCGTETDSQAQMDVDSQLVSPESQNTQGNAATVRSTTSNSIPSSDAKGLTVSDLARKVSTSESREFANQCIGHVGVPQDRLNLLIRLCLTDSNFPAFVEAVEKELTSLTSSENDE